From the genome of Impatiens glandulifera chromosome 9, dImpGla2.1, whole genome shotgun sequence, one region includes:
- the LOC124913677 gene encoding protease Do-like 1, chloroplastic, with the protein MASLISVFFSTAQAPSPAISRSRRSSQFCNSKSIYLHRNLTNRVSPIPSAVSNRSHGDSLSSKHQFHSINFFIGGIPLAFSFDSLFVLCTSIALSLALFITDVDSASAFVVTTPRKLQSDELATVRLFKENTPSVVYITNLAVRQDAFTLDVLEVPQGSGSGFVWDKDGHIVTNYHVIRGASDLKVTLADQSTYDAKVVGFDQDKDVAVLSIDATAKKLRPIPVGISADLLVGQKVYAIGNPFGLDHTLTTGVISGLRREISSAATGRPIQDVIQTDAAINPGNSGGPLLDSSGNLIGINTAIYSPSGASSGVGFSIPVDTVSGIVDQLVKFGKVTRPILGIKFAPDQSVEQLGVSGVLVLDAPANGPAGKAGLLSTKRDGYGRLILGDIITSVNDKKVANGSDLYRILDECKVGEKVTVEVLRGDHKEKIPVTLEAKPDES; encoded by the exons ATGGCTTCACTGATCTCCGTCTTCTTCTCCACAGCTCAAGCTCCCAGTCCAGCTATTTCTCGCTCTAGGAGATCATCTCAATTCTGCAATTCCAAATCCATCTATCTTCATAGAAACCTCACAAATCGCGTCTCTCCAATTCCATCGGCAGTTAGTAATCGCTCGCACGGCGATTCTTTATCCTCCAAGCATCAGTTTCACTCGATCAATTTCTTTATCGGCGGAATTCCTCTCGCTTTCTCTTTCGATTCATTATTCGTTTTATGTACGTCGATAGCCTTGTCCTTGGCTCTCTTTATTACGGACGTCGATTCTGCTTCAGCTTTCGTAGTCACTACACCGAGGAAGCTGCAGTCTGATGAGCTAGCTACAGTTCGCCTTTTCAAAGAGAATACTCCTTCGGTTGTTTATATAACCAATCTCGCTGTTCG GCAGGATGCTTTTACATTGGATGTGTTGGAGGTACCTCAAGGGTCTGGCTCAGGATTCGTCTGGGATAAAGATGGTCATATTGTCACCAACTATCATGTGATTCGCGGGGCATCTGATCTGAA GGTGACTCTTGCTGACCAATCCACTTATGATGCGAAAGTAGTTGGATTTGACCAAGACAAGGATGTTGCTGTGTTGAGCATAGATGCCACTGCAAAAAAACTGAGACCAATACCTGTTGGTATTTCTGCGGATTTGCTTGTTGGCCAAAAAGTGTACGCCATAGGGAATCCT TTTGGCCTAGACCACACACTTACTACCGGTGTAATAAG TGGACTTAGAAGAGAAATCAGTTCTGCAGCCACTGGCCGTCCAATCCAGGATGTTATCCAAACGGATGCTGCTATAAACCCTGGGAACAGCGGAGGGCCACTCCTTGATAGTTCAGGGAACCTTATAGGGATAAACACAGCTATTTACTCACCTTCTGGTGCATCATCTGGTGTTGGATTTTCAATTCCAGTTGACACG GTAAGTGGAATAGTTGATCAGTTAGTGAAGTTTGGGAAAGTGACTAGACCCATTTTAGGAATAAAATTTGCACCGGACCAATCTGTTGAACAACTGGGAGTTAGTGGGGTACTTGTTTTGGATGCTCCTGCCAATGGACCTGCTGGAAAAGCA GGCTTGCTGTCAACAAAACGCGATGGGTATGGAAGACTGATTTTGGGAGATATCATAACATCTGTAAATGACAAAAAGGTTGCAAATGGTAGCGACTTGTACAGAATACTTGACGAGTGTAAAGTGGGCGAGAAA gTAACTGTTGAAGTGTTACGGGGAGATCATAAAGAGAAGATTCCAGTAACTCTCGAGGCAAAGCCTGATGAATCATAG
- the LOC124913678 gene encoding uncharacterized protein LOC124913678, which produces MGNLLSGTKEPPPLMVLVPPLFDFPPLSARTRMMESSYNVLFGKLPLRCLFEDYFEDARHFSTRIMLKPLDDPHVDLVATVSGPLDNKPEEKIVGNALFRWQSDVQDPNTFMDLFVSNSDPTLLMRSCAYYPKYGFGAFGLFPLLLKKRVSSEDYGVMGLRYGLSNLSIGATLMPFYVGDEFPRSAWLISKIGRLTAGVQYEPHFGSKDGISRFRNMANWSCAVGYGVGSDSPLSPSFNFSLELAKSSQFIASFYQHVVVQRRVKNPFEEDEIVGITNYIDFGFELQTRIDDVDQTKNIQDSTFQVAASWQANKNFLVKGKLGPLSSSVALAFKSWWKPSFTFSISAVRDRIAGATSLGFGIQVDNLREASYQRADPNFVMLTPNKEHLAEGIQWKIGKRPLLQSDVNSGNFEGIPKELRPLGRIL; this is translated from the exons ATGGGGAACTTGCTCTCTGGAACTAAAGAACCGCCACCGTTGATGGTGTTGGTTCCGCCGCTGTTCGATTTCCCGCCGCTTTCAGCTCGTACCAG AATGATGGAATCATCATACAATGTACTATTTGGAAAGCTTCCACTGAGATGCCTCTTTGAGGATTATTTTGAAGATGCTAGGCACTTTAGCACAAGAATAATGCTAAAACCTCTTGATGATCCTCATGTGGATTTAGTTGCAACA GTTTCAGGTCCATTAGATAACAAGCCTGAGGAGAAGATTGTAGGAAATGCATTATTCCGTTGGCAAAG TGATGTTCAAGATCCTAATACATTCATGGACCTTTTCGTATCAAACTCTGACCC GACTTTACTGATGAGGTCATGTGCTTACTACCCTAAATATGGTTTTGGAGCGTTTGGGTTATTTCCGTTGCTTTTAAAGAAGAG AGTTTCTTCTGAAGATTATGGTGTCATGGGTTTGAGATATGGTTTATCAAATTTGTCCATTGGAGCTACTTTAATGCCTTTCTATG TGGGAGATGAATTTCCAAGAAGTGCATGGCTGATAAGCAAGATTGGAAGGTTAACTGCTGGGGTGCAGTATGAACCACACT TTGGAAGCAAGGATGGCATATCAAGATTTAGAAATATGGCGAATTGGAGCTGTGCAGTTGGGTATGGCGTTGGATCAGACAGTCCTTTGAGCCCATCCTTCAATTTTTCTCTAGAACTTGCTAAAAGTTCCCAg TTCATTGCTTCATTCTATCAACATGTGGTTGTCCAAAGACGG GTTAAGAATccttttgaagaagatgaaatcgttggtATTACGAACTATATCGACTTTGGTTTTGAGTTACAGACAag GATTGACGATGTTGATCAGACAAAAAACATACAAGATTCCACTTTCCAAGTTGCTGCATCGTGGCAAGCCAATAAGAATTTCTTAGTAAAG GGAAAATTGGGGCCTCTCAGCTCGTCGGTAGCCTTAGCATTCAAGTCATGGTGGAAACCTTCTTTCACCTTTAGCATCTCAG CTGTTAGAGACCGTATTGCTGGGGCAACAAGTCTTGGGTTCGGTATACAAGTCGATAACCTAAGAGAAGCCAG TTATCAAAGAGCTGATCCAAATTTCGTAATGCTAACACCAAACAAAGAACATTTAGCTGAAGGAATTCAATGGAAGATTGGGAAAAGACCCTTGTTGCAATCTGATGTAAATTCTGGAAATTTTGAAGGCATTCCTAAAGAACTCAGACCTCTTGGCAGAATTTTATAA